GCTTAATACGGTCACGGCCAGAACATCGCCCATCGCAAGCGTGGCTGTGGTTGAGGCGGTCGGAGCAAGCCCCATTGGACATGCTTCTTCCTTAACTGATATATCAAGCACGACATCAGATTTCCTGGCGAGTGTCGATCCGGAATTCCCAGTCATCGCGATAATCTTTACGTCAAGCCTCTTAAGCACAGGAAGGATATTAATTATCTCGTCAGTTTCGCCGCTGTTTGATATTGCAATGACAACATCATCTTTTGTCACCATGCCGATATCGCCGTGGCTTCCTTCTGCAGGATTAAGATAGAATGCGGAGGTTCCTGTTGATGAAAGTGTCGCGGCTATCTTCTTGCCGATAAGCCCTGACTTTCCCATCCCGGTGACCACGACCTTCCCCTTGCATTGATACAGGATATCAATAGCCTCTATGATCGTTTCATTGACCCTTTCGATCATAGCCTCGATGGCATCCGCCTCGATCCTTAAAACCTTTTTTGCCTGTTCAATATACTTATCCATGACTTTACTTACATCTTCCTTATCAGTTCGTTGATCTGAACCAGCTGCTGCAGTAATTCCGGCAGTGAATCCAGCGCCACCATATTCGGCCCGTCACATAGAGCCTTTTCAGGGCATTCATGTACCTCTAAGAAGACAGCATCACACCCTGCTGCAACCGCAGCTCTCGTAAGCGGCTCTATGAACTGTCTCTCGCCTCCTGATGAACTCCCCATCCCACCCGGAAGCTGAACGCTGTGAGTGGCATCATAAACTACCGGATAACCAAACCCCTGCATTATCGGTATGGAGCGCATGTCAACAACGAGATTATTGTATCCAAAAGAAACGCCGCGCTCTGTGATCAGAATATTTTCATTTCCGGTTGAGAGAGCTTTATTTATTATGTTCTTTACATCACCCGGCGCAAGAAACTGTCCTTTCTTTACATTAACAGGCTTGCCGGTCTTGGAAGCCTCAACTATAAGGTCGGTCTGCCTGCATAAAAATGCCGGTATCTGAAGGCAGTCCAACACTTCAGAAGCCTTCTTCGCCTCTTCAACAGAATGGACATCAGAGATTATAGAAAGCCCTGTCTCTTGCCTGACCTTATCTAAAATAGCTAACCCGTCATCAATGCCGGGGCCTCTGTATGAAGTAACAGATGTCCTGTTTGCCTTATCATATGAACTTTTGAAAATGATCGGGATATTCAGCCGCTGAGACATCTCAGCAAGCCTTAGAGCAGCCTTAAGAGTAGACGCTTCTGACTCGATAACACAGGGGCCTGCAATAAATACAAGAGGGTTATCTCCTCCGATAGATACATTTCCTATCTTTACTTCATTGGTCTTCATTATTTAATTACCTGAAAAAATTATATGGCCAGGCAAAAAGCCTGACCATGATTATAAATTCAATATGTTATCTGATAAGACATGATGTATTTTATTCACTAATGCTTAAAGCCTGTCTACTTTTTTGGTGAATGAATCGCCCTGTCATGGACATCTTCAGCACACTCCATAATACCTTCGGCAAGTGTCGGGTGGGCATGTATTGTATCTGCAATATCCTTTGCGGTCAGTCCATTTTGCATAGCAAGAGCAACTTCATGTATCAGGTCGGAAGCATGCGCACCTATTATGTGCGCGCCAATTATTCTGTCAGTCACTTCTTCGGTTATCATCTTAAAGAGGCCTGATATCTCCCCCATGGCATGCGCCTTGCCAAGCGCCCTGAACTGAAATCTTCCGACCTTGTATTTAATCCCCATTGCAGCGACCTGCTTCTCCCTCAGTCCTACTGATCCTATCTCCGGGCTTGTAAATATCGCAGCAGGAATAACATCATAATTAACTTTGCTGTTTCCGCCCATGGCATTCTCAGCAGCGACCATACCTTCTTTTGATGCGAGGTGCGCAAGCATTATCCCTCCGGTAACATCACCTATGGCATAGATACCTTCAACATTGGTCTGCAGGCTGCTGTCTACGATTATCTCTCCGCGTTTGCCCTGTTTGACGCCAACATCTTCAAGTCCGATATTCGCGCTGTTAACAGCCCTTCCGATTGATACGAGCACCTTCTCAGCCTCGACAGTCTTTCCATTTGTGAGTGTAGCGGTTATGCCGTCAGCCTTTACGTCAACCTTATCAACGCCTGTATTGGTCAGGAGCTTGATCTTGTTCTTCTTAAGCTCTCTCTCGAGTATCTGCGATATCTCTTCATCTTCTGTTGAGACGGCGTTCGGCATCATCTCGACCATAGTCACTTCAGAACCAAACTCATTGTATATGAATGCAAACTCGCACCCTATGACGCCCGCCCCTACGATGAGGAGGCTTTTAGGAATGGAATCCGGATTGATTGCGTGGTCGCTTGAGAGTATCCTTTTCCCGTCAAATGGGAATACCGGTATCTGCGCAGGTCTTGAACCTGTAGCGATAATTATCTTGTCAGTATCAATATCTGAAACAGAGCCGTCCTTCAGTGTGACCTTCAGCTTTTTCGGGGAAGCGATAACGCCCCTGCCCTCAATCAGGCTGACTCCCCATGACTTGAAGAGCCCGCGTATGCCCTTGACCTGAGTGCCTACAACCTTGTTCTTTCTCTCAACTATCTTCGCTATATTAGGAGAGATAGAGCCTTCAAAATCCAGCCCGTAATCCTTTGCGTTTCTCGCCTTGTGCAGAACCTCAGCGGACGCGATAAGTGTCTTTGTAGGAATACATCCCCAGTTAAGGCAAGTGCCGCCTACCTCACCGTCTTCAATTACCGTTACCTCAGCTCCCAGTTGTGCTGCCCTTAATGCTGCTACATACCCGCCAGGGCCCGCGCCCAGAATTGTTATCTTCATTATTTAAGCTTCACCTCTTCCTCAAGATATTTCTCATACGCCTCCAGATCCATAAGGCCGTTAAGCTGGCCCTCGTCCTCAATATCAAGTACAGCTATCCAGCCCTTGCCATACGGGTCCTCATTGATGATCTCCGGAGAATCAGAAAGGTCCTCGTTTATCTTCACGATTGTACCTGTTACGGGGCTGATCACAGAAGAGGTAGCCTTGGTAGACTCGATCTGAGTGAGCTCTGTCCCTGCATCTACTTCCCCATCTAATTCAGGAGCATCTATATAGACAATGTCACCAAGTGATTCCTGTGCATAGTCAGTGATGCCGACCGTAGCCTTCTTGTCTTCGACCCTTACCCAGGTGTGTTCTTTGTGATATTTGACGTCTTCGGGATTCATAATGTTCCTCCTTATTTAGTTGTTTATTTAATATTAAATGTAACTATATAAAAACGAATATGAGAGAAATTCTAATCATTGGAGATTTTATTTGTCAAGAAAGAAAGGCTACTTGATAAACTCTTCCAGGAGCTTTTTTGACTCAGGGTCAGTCCAGCTTCGAAAACCCGAGAACTTGTTTTTTATTATACCGTTGCGGTCAATAAGAAAATTGGTCGGCAAGCCATAAACACTATAAGCATCTGTTACAATGCTGTCCTCATCTGAAAGGACCATGTAACTGGCAGGATTGTTTTTAATATACTGCTTTACCTTTTCAATAGATCTGTCATTCGCTACCGAGATTATTACCAACCCTTTCCCGTTATACTCTTTATACAGTTCATTCAGCTCAGCCCTCTCCTTCCTGCAGTAAGGGCACCAGGTAGCCCAGATGTTCAGAAGGACAGGCTTGCCTTTGAAAGAAGAGAGTGTGACATCATTGCCCTTAAGGTCCTTTATTGTGAAATCAGCGGCCTGTGATCCGATTACCCTGTCTCCCTTCCATGGAATAAGATCCTCGGCATTTACAGATTCATAAACTACAATGAGCCCCAAAGCAGCGACCAGTATTAATGTGAATAAGGATATCTTCAAATTCTTCATTTATATCTCCTGTAATAATTTTACCTTATTGTACATATTTGTTATGTATTTGGCTAACAAAAAATAATTTACTGCAAAAGCTGCAGCCTCACTAAAGAGAGGTCAGGCCCTCACGGACAGCATACTTGGTAAGACCGGCTATGCTGTGGATCTTCAATTTATTCATCAACTGCTGGCGGTGGGTTTCGACAGTCTTTATGCTGATACCCAGAAGTCCTGCTATCTCTTTAGTGGTATTGCCCTCGGCGATAAGCTGCAAAACCTCCCTTTCCCTGTTTGTAAGGGAAGAGAAAGCGGAAATATTCTTAAACGGCACATCGTTAATGTACTCGGTAAGGATCGTATCTGTTATCTTTGGACTCAGGTACATCGCATCATCAAGTACCGACCGCATGGCAGATATCAATTCATCAAATGCGCAATCCTTCAGCACATATCCTGACGCGCCTGCCTTTAACATCTCAACAATATAATGCCTGTCAGAGTGCATTGATAAAGCGATTATCTTTATGCCTGGAATGCTGGAAATTATCTGGCGGGTCGCTTCGATGCCGTTCATATCTGGCATAGAAGCATCCATAACAATAAGGTCAGGAGATAGTTCCTGTGCCATCTTGACTGCGGTTCTCCCGTCACCCGCCTCAGCCACGATCTGAAAATCAGCCTGTTTTTCAAGCAGCGTACGGAGGCCGTCACGCATTATTTTATGGTCATCCGCAATGAGAATTTTTATATTCGTATCAGTCATAGCTATCTTAATAATGCTCAAGGGGAACAATTATTTCAATCTTTGTCCCTCTTGATTTTTCAGATTCTATATTAAATGTCCCTTTAAAATAAGCAATTCTTTCCTGTATGTTAAATATTCCGAATCCACTCTCGTTTTCCAGGTAATCATTAATTGATTTGGCGTCAAATCCGATGCCGTCATCTTCAATTGTAACACAGAGGTCTTGGTGAGCTTTCTTTATTCTGATGACTGCTTTTTCGGCAAGAGCGTGTTTAACAATATTATGCAGAAGTTCCCTGACAGTTTTAAATAGGACTATGCTTTTTTCTCCGCTGATATCATGAATCTCCCCTTCTGACACTACCTCTGTAATAAGGCCGTACTTTTTCCTGAACTGCTCCGCAAGCCATTCAACTGCAGGAACGAATCCCAATTGATGAAGGATGGGCGGGCTCAATTCAAACGTAAGCGATCTTGTATATGCTATTGACTCATCGATCAGTTCAAGGACATCATCAATAGCTTCTGATGAAGGCATCGAGGCCTCTTTAATCGTTTTTAACCTTAGCTTGGAAATGGCTAAATTCTGGCCGATATGGTCATGCAAGTCCTCGGCAATGCGCCTTCTCTCGTCTTCTTCCAATTTTGATACTTTAAATATCATCTTCCGAAGACGATTAGCGGATACCTCAAGTTTACTCCTCACCTCCCAGTTAAATATCTTAAGGATACCGGCTATTGCCCAGGCAGCAGTCAGGGCGCAAACGGCACGAAAGAACTGAACCGGAAAATAAAACATTTCAAGGAATGATTCCGTGTTAAGCCAGTTTGATGGAGCAAAATCGGCTTTGGGCACAACCAGTCCGCCCAGAAAGCAGTATAAATAAAAAGCGATGCTGCACGTTAAAAAATACTTTTTAACCCTTATGGGCCTGAAGATGGCCTCGTTGTTCCTGTAGTATAAAGAAAGCCCGAGTCCTATCAATAAACTTCCGATAAAACCGAAGAGATATCTTGTCCATATGCTGGCTATCATCCAAAAGTCATAAGTGAATACGCTTTTATACAGGATAAACGCTGCAATAAGAGGAGTGCACCACCAACCGAGAAACTTAGCTGCCCGTTTCTGCCACATGGAAGAACCAGGGGAAACCATGCGAATAAGATTCCTTCCGAATTCAAATAGGAAGATATAAGAGATTACAAGGATGTACCATCGGACAAAATCAAGAAAAGGGTGCCTGCCTCTTATCAATGACCACATGTCAAGGTGCTCGTTCAATCCGTGGGTCAACCCAAAGGCCGCAAGGAGCCAGAAAAAGTCAGCAACCCTGAACTCGCTCCCTTTCTTGGGCTGGACAAGGATGGCGATACCCATGATGAAGAAGCCGAACCCGGAAAAGAAGAAGATAATATCTAAATTATTCTCTGACCACGCCTTAATAAAATCCAAAAAATACATTAATGCCTCAATGTCCTGGACAATTCAAGTTTAATATATTAATCGAGAGAAAATAATACGATGAAACTTCAAAAATGGTGCCGGTGGGGAGAATCGAACTCCCACCTGGTCGCCCAGACCGGATTTTGAGTCCGGCGCGTCTACCAATTACACCACACCGGCGATATTTTATTTCTGATACATCTTTATGAAGTTCTCAATAGAACGGTCATATGTCCGTTCAAACTCGGCATTGAAAAAACATGCCGGAAGCTGGCTCTTCTTTCTATGATAATGAAGACAGTCGCAGCACTTGAGCTTACGCTCGCACGATGCATAGGTGCAATTACATAAATCCCTGTGCTCTTCCATCTTACATTTCATATCTCTTCTCCAAAATAATAGATAGAATAATATATTATATCAAAATAAAAATTTCCGGATTTATTATGAAAACAAATCTTAAACAGTTATCTGAAGAAGAGATGAGCATCTTCATCCAAAAGCTCGGCGAAAAGCCGTATAGGGCAAAGCAGGTCATAAACTGGATATACAAAAAACACGCCGCATCTATTGACGAGATGACCGATCTCTCGGCCGTGACTAGGGAGAGGTTAAAGGAAAAGGCGTTTATCAGCAGCCTGAAGCTTCTTGATAAAAAAACAGCCAAAGACGGAACGAGTAAATTCCTCTTTGAACTTGAGGACGGCGAGACGATAGAGAGCGTGCTTATCCCTAATATTCACGGTGAAGGGAAATATACCATCTGCATATCTTCACAAGTCGGATGCGCACTGAAGTGCGAATTCTGCATGACCGGAAAGCTCGGCTTCATAAGGAACCTCAAATCTCATGAGATCATTGATCAGGTCTTAGTGCTTGAGAAATATATTAACGCGGATGTTAAAGATAAAAAGGATGAACAGGATATCACCAATATCGTGCTGATGGGGATGGGCGAGCCGCTTAATAATTTCAAAGAGGTGAACACGGCATTGTGGAAACTCACCTCCCTGATGGGGTATTCAAAGAGAAAGATAACCCTTTCAACCGCCGGCATAGTCCCGAAGATCTTGGAACTTGGTGAAAAAGGCCCTGGTGTAAACCTCGCGATATCCCTGAATGCTACCACCGATGCGGTCAGGAGCAGAATAATGCCTGTCAATAAAAAATATCCGATTAGAGACCTGCTGGACGCCTGCCGGGAATTCACATTGGCGCCAAGGAGAAGGATCACCTTTGAGTATGTAATGATAGACGGACTGAATGACTCGGATGAAGATGCGAAAAGGCTTGTGAAACTGCTTAAGGGCATAAGGGCAAAGGTCAACCTGATTCCTTATAACGCATCTGATGACAAGACGCTGAATAAACCATCTGGAAACAGGATACATCTGTTCCAGGAGATACTTTTAAATGCAGGGCTCCCTGCTACCATAAGACAGAGCAAAGGCTCGGAAATATCCGCTGCCTGCGGCCAGCTTAAGGCGGCATATAAAAGCTGACATGCGTTATACTATCAAGCATGATCATCATTGACGGGATTGAGCATATAAAAAAGAAGTACCCCTACCCTGTCCTTACTATAGGCAACTTTGACGGCGTGCATCTCGGCCACCAGTCGATATTTAAAATGGTCACTGATAAAGCCGGAAAGAAGAAGGGAACATCCATCGTATTTACATTCGAGCCCCATCCTCTGCGGGTTATAGCACCTGAAAGGGCGCCAAGCCGGCTTACCCCATTTAAGAGCAAGGCTGAACTTATAAAGAAGCACGGGATAGACGTGCTGGTCTGCGCAAACTTCACAAAAGAATTCTCTCATATGACAGCTGAGGATTTTGTGCACGACATACTCTGGGATGCAATCGGCGTGAAGGAGATATTCATAGGCGCCAACTACCGCTTCGGCAAAGGGAGAAAAGGGTGTCCTGAAATGCTGAAGGAGCTTGGCAATGAATACGGCTTCAAGGTAACATCCATACCTGATATCACATACAACAATATAACTCTCAGCAGTTCAAAGGTGAGAAGCCTTATCGCAAAGGGCAAGGTAGATGAGGCGCCGCTCTTTCTTGGAAGGCACTACTCTGTTGAAGGCGTGGTAATCGAGGGAGCAAAGAGAGGAAAGGCGCTCCTTAATATCCCGACCGCCAATATCTCAACATCTAACGAACTTCTTCCCATGGACGGTGTCTATGCGGTAAAGGTAAAGTTCGACAAAAAAACATACTGCGGCGCCGCCAACATCGGGGTAAACCCGACCTTTAAACAGATGAAGCTAAGTTTCGAAGTCCACATCTTTGACTTTGACGACGAGATCGTCGGCAGGGAGATAAATGTGGAGTTCATAAAGCGCATCAGGGATGAGAAGAAATTTGCAGGTGTTGAAGAACTGGCCCAACAGATGAGGAATGATATTGAAGAGATAAAAACAGTTTTAAAAGATAAACACTGAATATCAGATAGATTAGTTCACAG
The sequence above is a segment of the Thermodesulfovibrionia bacterium genome. Coding sequences within it:
- the kdsA gene encoding 3-deoxy-8-phosphooctulonate synthase, with translation MKTNEVKIGNVSIGGDNPLVFIAGPCVIESEASTLKAALRLAEMSQRLNIPIIFKSSYDKANRTSVTSYRGPGIDDGLAILDKVRQETGLSIISDVHSVEEAKKASEVLDCLQIPAFLCRQTDLIVEASKTGKPVNVKKGQFLAPGDVKNIINKALSTGNENILITERGVSFGYNNLVVDMRSIPIMQGFGYPVVYDATHSVQLPGGMGSSSGGERQFIEPLTRAAVAAGCDAVFLEVHECPEKALCDGPNMVALDSLPELLQQLVQINELIRKM
- a CDS encoding TlpA disulfide reductase family protein; this translates as MKNLKISLFTLILVAALGLIVVYESVNAEDLIPWKGDRVIGSQAADFTIKDLKGNDVTLSSFKGKPVLLNIWATWCPYCRKERAELNELYKEYNGKGLVIISVANDRSIEKVKQYIKNNPASYMVLSDEDSIVTDAYSVYGLPTNFLIDRNGIIKNKFSGFRSWTDPESKKLLEEFIK
- a CDS encoding bifunctional riboflavin kinase/FAD synthetase is translated as MIIIDGIEHIKKKYPYPVLTIGNFDGVHLGHQSIFKMVTDKAGKKKGTSIVFTFEPHPLRVIAPERAPSRLTPFKSKAELIKKHGIDVLVCANFTKEFSHMTAEDFVHDILWDAIGVKEIFIGANYRFGKGRKGCPEMLKELGNEYGFKVTSIPDITYNNITLSSSKVRSLIAKGKVDEAPLFLGRHYSVEGVVIEGAKRGKALLNIPTANISTSNELLPMDGVYAVKVKFDKKTYCGAANIGVNPTFKQMKLSFEVHIFDFDDEIVGREINVEFIKRIRDEKKFAGVEELAQQMRNDIEEIKTVLKDKH
- a CDS encoding response regulator transcription factor is translated as MTDTNIKILIADDHKIMRDGLRTLLEKQADFQIVAEAGDGRTAVKMAQELSPDLIVMDASMPDMNGIEATRQIISSIPGIKIIALSMHSDRHYIVEMLKAGASGYVLKDCAFDELISAMRSVLDDAMYLSPKITDTILTEYINDVPFKNISAFSSLTNREREVLQLIAEGNTTKEIAGLLGISIKTVETHRQQLMNKLKIHSIAGLTKYAVREGLTSL
- the lpdA gene encoding dihydrolipoyl dehydrogenase, whose amino-acid sequence is MKITILGAGPGGYVAALRAAQLGAEVTVIEDGEVGGTCLNWGCIPTKTLIASAEVLHKARNAKDYGLDFEGSISPNIAKIVERKNKVVGTQVKGIRGLFKSWGVSLIEGRGVIASPKKLKVTLKDGSVSDIDTDKIIIATGSRPAQIPVFPFDGKRILSSDHAINPDSIPKSLLIVGAGVIGCEFAFIYNEFGSEVTMVEMMPNAVSTEDEEISQILERELKKNKIKLLTNTGVDKVDVKADGITATLTNGKTVEAEKVLVSIGRAVNSANIGLEDVGVKQGKRGEIIVDSSLQTNVEGIYAIGDVTGGIMLAHLASKEGMVAAENAMGGNSKVNYDVIPAAIFTSPEIGSVGLREKQVAAMGIKYKVGRFQFRALGKAHAMGEISGLFKMITEEVTDRIIGAHIIGAHASDLIHEVALAMQNGLTAKDIADTIHAHPTLAEGIMECAEDVHDRAIHSPKK
- a CDS encoding KpsF/GutQ family sugar-phosphate isomerase, yielding MDKYIEQAKKVLRIEADAIEAMIERVNETIIEAIDILYQCKGKVVVTGMGKSGLIGKKIAATLSSTGTSAFYLNPAEGSHGDIGMVTKDDVVIAISNSGETDEIINILPVLKRLDVKIIAMTGNSGSTLARKSDVVLDISVKEEACPMGLAPTASTTATLAMGDVLAVTVLSRKGFTEEDFAFCHPGGNIGRRLLTTVEDLMHKGSDVPVVGLDTNMKVAILEISSKRLGITTVADAEGMFKGVISDGDLRRGLEKWGEGFINLKAGDVMSVSPKTIMRDALATKAVSIMEKNSITSLVVLDQSRKAEGIIHLHDLLKAGIV
- the rlmN gene encoding 23S rRNA (adenine(2503)-C(2))-methyltransferase RlmN, whose protein sequence is MMKTNLKQLSEEEMSIFIQKLGEKPYRAKQVINWIYKKHAASIDEMTDLSAVTRERLKEKAFISSLKLLDKKTAKDGTSKFLFELEDGETIESVLIPNIHGEGKYTICISSQVGCALKCEFCMTGKLGFIRNLKSHEIIDQVLVLEKYINADVKDKKDEQDITNIVLMGMGEPLNNFKEVNTALWKLTSLMGYSKRKITLSTAGIVPKILELGEKGPGVNLAISLNATTDAVRSRIMPVNKKYPIRDLLDACREFTLAPRRRITFEYVMIDGLNDSDEDAKRLVKLLKGIRAKVNLIPYNASDDKTLNKPSGNRIHLFQEILLNAGLPATIRQSKGSEISAACGQLKAAYKS
- the gcvH gene encoding glycine cleavage system protein GcvH, producing MNPEDVKYHKEHTWVRVEDKKATVGITDYAQESLGDIVYIDAPELDGEVDAGTELTQIESTKATSSVISPVTGTIVKINEDLSDSPEIINEDPYGKGWIAVLDIEDEGQLNGLMDLEAYEKYLEEEVKLK
- a CDS encoding sensor histidine kinase — its product is MYFLDFIKAWSENNLDIIFFFSGFGFFIMGIAILVQPKKGSEFRVADFFWLLAAFGLTHGLNEHLDMWSLIRGRHPFLDFVRWYILVISYIFLFEFGRNLIRMVSPGSSMWQKRAAKFLGWWCTPLIAAFILYKSVFTYDFWMIASIWTRYLFGFIGSLLIGLGLSLYYRNNEAIFRPIRVKKYFLTCSIAFYLYCFLGGLVVPKADFAPSNWLNTESFLEMFYFPVQFFRAVCALTAAWAIAGILKIFNWEVRSKLEVSANRLRKMIFKVSKLEEDERRRIAEDLHDHIGQNLAISKLRLKTIKEASMPSSEAIDDVLELIDESIAYTRSLTFELSPPILHQLGFVPAVEWLAEQFRKKYGLITEVVSEGEIHDISGEKSIVLFKTVRELLHNIVKHALAEKAVIRIKKAHQDLCVTIEDDGIGFDAKSINDYLENESGFGIFNIQERIAYFKGTFNIESEKSRGTKIEIIVPLEHY
- a CDS encoding DUF6485 family protein, which produces MKCKMEEHRDLCNCTYASCERKLKCCDCLHYHRKKSQLPACFFNAEFERTYDRSIENFIKMYQK